A genomic window from Corynebacterium fournieri includes:
- the pgi gene encoding glucose-6-phosphate isomerase: protein MHDITSTKSWGKLEKLHAEKSRTTLRDLFRADAQRAQRYTFDAAGLRVDLSKNLVDEDVVKQLLLLADEAKLSDRIEDMFTGKHVNSTEDRAALHTALRAPADSALEVDGQDVTADVHDVLDRMRQFAASLRTGEWVGHTGKTITKVVNIGIGGSDLGPAMAAKALRTYATAGISAEFVSNVDPADMSRVLDEVDAEKTLFIVASKTFTTQETLANAHAAKRWLLEQFDGDDSAIAKHFVAVSTNAEKVSEFGIDTANMFPFWDWVGGRYSMDSAIGLSLMAVIGPEDFMRLLDGFHAMDKHFRTTAFEDNVPVLMGLLNVWYRNFHKAQTHAVLPYCQDLSRFPAYLQQLTMESNGKHTRIDGASVDCDTGEIFFGEPGTNGQHAFFQLIHQGTTLVPADFIGFAKPRQDLPTATGEGSMHDLLMGNFFAQTKVMAFGKTQQEIENEGVAHALAPHKVMPGNRPTTTILAEELSPFSLGALIALYEHIVFVEAAVWGINPFDQWGVELGKAQANDLAAAVAGEEEPDTGDSSTDELITWYRKHR from the coding sequence ATGCACGACATCACGTCCACCAAAAGCTGGGGCAAGCTGGAAAAACTCCATGCGGAAAAGTCCCGCACCACGCTGCGTGACCTCTTCCGGGCGGACGCTCAACGCGCGCAGCGCTACACCTTCGACGCGGCGGGGCTGCGGGTGGATCTTTCCAAGAATCTGGTGGATGAAGACGTCGTCAAGCAGTTGCTTTTGCTTGCCGACGAAGCGAAGCTGAGCGACCGCATCGAGGACATGTTTACCGGCAAGCACGTCAACTCCACCGAGGACCGTGCCGCGCTGCACACCGCGCTGCGCGCCCCGGCGGACAGTGCGTTGGAGGTGGACGGCCAAGACGTCACCGCTGACGTGCACGACGTCCTGGACAGGATGCGTCAGTTCGCCGCCTCCCTGCGCACCGGCGAGTGGGTCGGGCACACCGGCAAGACCATTACCAAGGTGGTCAACATCGGCATCGGCGGCTCCGACCTCGGCCCCGCCATGGCGGCAAAAGCGCTGCGCACCTACGCCACTGCGGGTATTTCCGCGGAGTTCGTCTCCAACGTGGACCCGGCCGATATGTCGCGCGTGCTCGACGAGGTGGATGCGGAAAAGACGCTGTTTATTGTCGCCTCCAAGACCTTCACCACCCAGGAGACCCTGGCCAACGCGCACGCGGCAAAGCGGTGGCTGCTGGAGCAGTTCGACGGGGACGACTCCGCGATTGCGAAGCACTTCGTGGCCGTGTCCACCAACGCGGAGAAGGTGTCCGAGTTCGGCATCGACACCGCCAACATGTTCCCGTTCTGGGACTGGGTAGGCGGACGCTATTCCATGGACTCCGCGATCGGGCTTTCCCTCATGGCCGTGATCGGCCCCGAGGACTTCATGCGCCTGCTCGACGGCTTCCACGCCATGGACAAACACTTCCGCACCACCGCGTTCGAAGACAATGTGCCGGTGCTCATGGGGCTGCTGAATGTCTGGTACCGCAACTTCCACAAGGCGCAGACCCACGCGGTGCTGCCGTACTGCCAGGACCTTTCCCGGTTCCCGGCCTACCTGCAGCAGCTGACCATGGAGTCCAACGGCAAGCACACGCGTATCGACGGCGCAAGCGTCGACTGCGACACCGGCGAGATCTTCTTCGGCGAGCCGGGCACTAACGGCCAGCACGCGTTTTTCCAGCTCATCCACCAGGGCACCACGCTTGTGCCGGCAGACTTCATCGGTTTTGCCAAGCCGCGACAGGACCTGCCCACGGCGACCGGCGAAGGTTCCATGCACGACCTGCTCATGGGCAACTTCTTCGCGCAGACCAAGGTCATGGCGTTCGGCAAAACCCAGCAGGAGATTGAAAACGAGGGTGTGGCGCACGCGCTCGCGCCGCACAAGGTAATGCCCGGCAACCGCCCCACCACCACCATCCTGGCGGAAGAACTGAGCCCGTTCAGCCTTGGGGCACTGATCGCGCTGTACGAGCACATCGTGTTTGTCGAGGCCGCCGTCTGGGGCATCAACCCCTTCGACCAGTGGGGCGTGGAACTGGGCAAGGCGCAGGCGAACGACCTCGCCGCCGCTGTCGCCGGCGAGGAGGAGCCCGACACCGGAGATTCCTCCACCGACGAGTTGATCACCTGGTACAGGAAGCACCGCTAA
- a CDS encoding antibiotic biosynthesis monooxygenase family protein → MSIVKINAITVPEGAGEELERRFAARKHAIDGQPGFEGFQLLRPVKGEDRYFVFTRWADEESYRAWWEGAGRAGHGESREGGDGEQPRKPVSQSAELLEFEVVLDVASSVEES, encoded by the coding sequence ATGAGCATTGTGAAGATCAACGCAATCACCGTCCCCGAAGGTGCCGGAGAGGAACTGGAGCGCCGCTTCGCCGCGCGCAAACATGCCATCGACGGCCAGCCGGGCTTCGAGGGCTTCCAGCTGCTGCGCCCGGTCAAGGGCGAGGACCGATACTTCGTGTTCACCCGCTGGGCGGACGAAGAGTCCTACCGCGCGTGGTGGGAAGGTGCAGGCCGCGCCGGGCACGGCGAGTCGCGCGAAGGCGGGGACGGCGAGCAGCCGCGCAAGCCCGTCTCGCAGTCGGCGGAGCTGCTGGAGTTCGAGGTCGTGCTCGACGTCGCAAGCTCCGTCGAGGAGAGCTGA
- a CDS encoding chorismate mutase — translation MSELEIRMPSGTDDPLSDAEIQAYRKEIDRLDRAILDAVKRRSEISRAIGKTRMGSGGTRLVHTREVAIINQFRDELGEEGPGLAQILLRLGRGKLG, via the coding sequence ATGAGCGAGCTTGAAATCCGCATGCCTTCCGGCACAGACGACCCATTATCTGACGCGGAAATTCAGGCGTACCGCAAAGAGATCGACAGGCTCGACCGCGCCATCCTGGACGCGGTGAAGCGCCGCAGCGAAATCTCCCGCGCCATCGGCAAAACCCGCATGGGCTCCGGCGGCACCCGCCTGGTGCACACGCGCGAGGTGGCGATTATCAACCAGTTCCGCGACGAGTTGGGAGAAGAAGGCCCCGGGCTGGCACAGATCCTGCTGCGCCTCGGCCGGGGCAAGCTGGGGTAA
- the pcrA gene encoding DNA helicase PcrA, translating to MTDLTLGLNPQQQAAVIHEGSPLLIVAGAGSGKTAVLTRRIAYLLQNRGVAPWQILAITFTNKAAAEMKERVGQLVGPEAERMWVATFHSVCVRILRQQAQLVPGLNTNFTIYDSDDSRRLLGMIAKDFNLDLKKFTPRVLANGISNLKNELIGPDVALANAERTHNPFETTVAKVYAEYQRRLRQSNALDFDDLIGEVVRIFKEHPQVTDYYRRRFRHVLVDEYQDTNHAQYELVHTLVGSGPDAPELAVVGDSDQSIYAFRGATIRNIEEFERDYPDATTIMLEQNYRSTQNILGAANAVIAQNEGRRPKKLWTDQGDGEKIVGYVADNEHDEARFIASEIDSLADRGVPYSDMAVMYRTNNASRALEDIFIRSGIPYKVVGGTRFYERREIRDIVAYLKVLENPDDTVSMRRIVNVPKRGIGDKAQAMVALHAESNGQSFGRSLVDATSGNVDMLAKAATNSITRFVEMIRQIRDDMPEMRNEVTSMPDLGALITRVLEDTGYRAGLEASNDPQDGARLDNLNELVSVAREFSSEAANQVAYMTDEELNEVMQEGEPAPGSLQAFLEKVSLVADADQIPENEQGVVTLMTLHTAKGLEFPVVFVTGWEDGQFPHLRALGDPAELAEERRLAYVGITRAKEQLYLTRATLRSSWGSPVTNPASRFLAEVPEDLIDWRRLEPERSFSSDAWGTPSRSRPPARSRRGGSGTTVHKNLNLAVGDRVNHAKYGLGTVQAVEGSGVRETVTIDFGSSGTVRLMTIGGVPMEKL from the coding sequence ATGACTGATCTGACCCTGGGTTTGAATCCGCAGCAGCAGGCCGCCGTCATCCACGAGGGCAGCCCCCTGCTCATTGTCGCGGGCGCCGGTTCCGGCAAGACTGCGGTGCTCACCCGCCGCATTGCCTACCTGCTGCAAAACCGCGGCGTTGCGCCGTGGCAGATCTTGGCCATTACCTTCACCAACAAGGCCGCAGCCGAAATGAAGGAGCGCGTGGGCCAGCTCGTCGGCCCGGAGGCGGAGCGGATGTGGGTGGCCACCTTCCACTCGGTGTGCGTGCGCATTCTGCGCCAGCAGGCACAGCTGGTGCCGGGATTGAACACCAACTTTACTATCTACGACTCGGACGATTCGCGGCGGCTGCTGGGCATGATTGCCAAGGACTTCAACCTGGATTTGAAGAAGTTCACGCCGCGCGTGTTGGCCAACGGGATCTCCAACCTGAAAAACGAGCTGATTGGTCCGGATGTGGCGCTGGCAAACGCCGAGCGCACCCACAACCCGTTCGAGACCACGGTGGCAAAGGTGTACGCGGAGTACCAGCGCCGCCTGCGCCAGTCCAACGCCCTGGATTTTGACGACCTGATTGGGGAGGTCGTGCGCATTTTCAAGGAGCACCCGCAGGTCACGGATTACTACCGCCGGCGCTTCCGCCACGTGCTGGTGGACGAGTACCAGGACACCAACCATGCGCAGTACGAGCTCGTCCACACGCTCGTCGGCAGCGGTCCGGACGCACCGGAGCTTGCGGTGGTGGGCGACTCGGACCAGTCCATCTACGCCTTCCGTGGCGCGACTATCCGCAACATCGAGGAATTCGAGCGCGACTACCCGGACGCGACAACGATCATGCTGGAGCAGAACTACCGCTCCACCCAGAACATCCTCGGCGCGGCCAACGCGGTGATCGCGCAGAACGAGGGCCGTCGGCCGAAGAAGCTGTGGACGGATCAGGGCGATGGGGAGAAGATCGTCGGCTACGTCGCGGACAACGAGCACGACGAGGCCCGGTTCATCGCCTCCGAGATTGACTCGCTCGCAGACAGGGGAGTGCCGTACTCCGACATGGCGGTGATGTACCGCACCAACAACGCCTCCCGCGCGCTCGAAGACATCTTCATCCGCTCCGGCATCCCGTACAAGGTTGTCGGCGGCACCCGCTTTTACGAGCGGCGCGAGATCCGCGACATCGTCGCCTACCTCAAGGTGCTGGAGAATCCGGACGACACGGTGAGCATGCGTCGCATCGTCAACGTGCCCAAGCGCGGCATCGGCGACAAGGCGCAGGCGATGGTGGCGCTGCACGCGGAAAGCAACGGTCAAAGCTTCGGGCGATCGCTTGTCGACGCTACCTCCGGCAACGTCGACATGCTGGCAAAAGCTGCCACGAACTCGATTACGCGCTTCGTGGAGATGATCCGTCAGATCAGAGACGACATGCCGGAGATGCGTAACGAGGTCACCAGCATGCCCGATCTTGGCGCGCTGATTACGCGCGTGCTGGAAGACACAGGATACCGCGCCGGCCTGGAGGCGTCCAACGACCCGCAGGACGGCGCACGCCTGGACAACCTCAACGAGTTGGTCTCCGTGGCCCGCGAGTTTTCCTCCGAGGCCGCCAACCAGGTGGCGTACATGACGGACGAGGAACTCAATGAGGTCATGCAGGAAGGGGAGCCAGCCCCTGGCTCCCTGCAGGCGTTTTTGGAGAAGGTCTCGCTCGTCGCAGACGCGGATCAGATTCCGGAAAACGAGCAGGGCGTGGTCACGCTAATGACGCTGCATACCGCGAAGGGTTTGGAATTTCCGGTCGTGTTCGTCACCGGCTGGGAGGACGGTCAGTTCCCGCATCTGCGCGCCCTGGGCGATCCCGCGGAACTGGCGGAGGAGCGCCGCTTGGCCTACGTGGGCATTACTCGCGCCAAGGAACAGCTCTACCTCACCCGCGCTACCCTCCGCTCCTCCTGGGGTTCACCGGTGACCAACCCGGCCAGCCGCTTCCTCGCAGAGGTCCCGGAGGACCTCATCGACTGGCGCCGGTTGGAGCCGGAGCGCTCCTTCAGCTCTGACGCATGGGGAACACCGTCTCGCTCGCGCCCGCCCGCCCGCTCGCGCAGGGGCGGCAGCGGGACCACCGTGCACAAGAACCTCAACCTCGCGGTGGGGGACCGGGTCAACCACGCCAAGTACGGGTTGGGCACGGTGCAGGCTGTCGAGGGTTCCGGCGTCCGGGAGACGGTAACTATCGATTTCGGCTCGTCCGGCACGGTCCGCCTCATGACGATTGGCGGCGTGCCCATGGAGAAGCTCTAG
- a CDS encoding M23 family metallopeptidase encodes MNRRLTSSIAAVSAATALALALAPAPASAFTVTVDGASVSDAGQALGAVTKAADSIKENGATISAGDYKIVYDPRALDAPLAAAFAPAQSSDWVAPQRGRTADGRTVVTPASGHFTSGFGPRWGTMHRGIDIANSLGTPIYSVMDGTVIAAGPAQGFGNWVVVKHDGGEVSVYGHMSQYDVSVGQRVKAGQKIASIGSEGQSTGPHLHFEIKPDGVNQVDPVPWFAAQGIKI; translated from the coding sequence ATGAACCGACGTCTCACTTCGAGCATCGCAGCCGTCTCGGCAGCAACGGCGCTGGCGCTCGCCCTCGCGCCCGCCCCCGCCTCCGCGTTTACCGTCACTGTCGACGGCGCCTCCGTCTCGGACGCTGGACAGGCCCTCGGCGCCGTGACCAAGGCCGCCGACTCCATCAAGGAAAACGGCGCGACAATCTCCGCAGGCGACTACAAGATCGTCTACGACCCCCGCGCCCTCGATGCCCCGCTCGCAGCCGCCTTCGCCCCAGCGCAGAGCAGCGACTGGGTCGCACCGCAGCGAGGCCGCACCGCCGACGGCCGCACGGTGGTCACGCCGGCTTCCGGCCACTTCACGTCCGGCTTCGGCCCGCGTTGGGGCACGATGCACCGGGGCATCGACATCGCCAATTCCCTGGGCACGCCGATCTACTCCGTCATGGACGGCACCGTCATCGCCGCGGGCCCGGCTCAGGGCTTCGGCAACTGGGTAGTAGTCAAGCACGACGGTGGCGAGGTTTCCGTCTACGGCCACATGAGCCAGTACGACGTCTCCGTAGGCCAGCGCGTCAAAGCGGGCCAGAAGATTGCCTCCATCGGCAGCGAGGGCCAGTCCACCGGCCCGCACCTGCACTTCGAGATCAAGCCGGACGGCGTCAACCAGGTGGACCCGGTGCCGTGGTTCGCCGCCCAGGGCATCAAGATCTAG
- a CDS encoding M23 family metallopeptidase, with amino-acid sequence MFNSNKQGGKHRKQSPNKGRVAVVAAATGAVSTAGFSGLVAGALTSNQGGEQDVNIKLAAETNELQNSGAGATETSTKETPQILAIAEYKPVENLSEQLDKAVQHSDEVARQDEAARAPLFTKPAEGAFTSPFGMRWGSMHTGVDIANSPGTPIRAVAAGTVIDSGPAQGFGNWIRIRHDDGSISVYGHMQTLNVAVGERVESGQLIAGMGSMGFSTGSHLHFEIWPDGATPSDPAPWLAARGITL; translated from the coding sequence ATGTTCAACTCCAACAAGCAGGGCGGCAAGCACCGCAAGCAGTCCCCGAACAAGGGGCGCGTAGCCGTCGTTGCAGCGGCGACCGGTGCCGTATCCACCGCCGGCTTCTCCGGCTTGGTTGCCGGTGCCCTCACCAGCAACCAGGGCGGCGAGCAGGACGTGAACATCAAGCTCGCGGCTGAGACCAACGAGCTGCAGAACTCCGGCGCCGGCGCAACCGAGACCTCCACCAAGGAGACCCCGCAGATCCTCGCCATCGCCGAGTACAAGCCCGTCGAGAACCTCTCCGAGCAGCTGGACAAGGCCGTCCAGCACTCCGATGAGGTAGCCCGCCAGGACGAAGCTGCGCGCGCTCCCCTGTTTACCAAGCCAGCGGAAGGTGCGTTCACCTCCCCGTTCGGCATGCGCTGGGGCTCGATGCACACCGGTGTCGATATCGCGAACTCCCCGGGCACCCCGATCCGCGCCGTCGCCGCCGGCACCGTGATCGACTCTGGCCCGGCGCAGGGCTTCGGCAACTGGATCCGTATCCGCCACGACGACGGCTCGATCTCCGTCTACGGCCACATGCAGACCCTGAACGTCGCAGTCGGCGAGAGGGTCGAGTCCGGCCAGCTCATCGCTGGCATGGGTTCCATGGGCTTTTCCACCGGTTCCCACCTGCACTTCGAAATCTGGCCTGACGGCGCCACCCCGTCCGACCCGGCCCCGTGGCTGGCAGCCCGAGGCATCACCCTCTAG
- a CDS encoding cell division protein PerM, whose amino-acid sequence MSTTPSQRPRPSDARRQRRKGASIRKFTGIKRQDARKAVPTTTKERVRHYFPYALVPNLALVLGVVALCFAVILIGGWHLAYFPGAVGEAWFALHGVPLRIDGVTLSAMPLLPAVAVAAVVATQVRKATAGRVSVLDLLALLGLVLGLPLVVSAIALFMVFDASHVYALSMPPAVSAFAYPLIVHLVGFVLGVRRVVWHALAKRSGVPAQAVDAAAGAANLMLRLLAAAGVVYLVALAFGYGRVGELTSQFPQLGVGGAVALAGLSLLYLPNAAVAQLAVLLGGSFNYAGAGVNLFATSNAAYPPLPLFAAIPATMPQWAPALLVVPAAVLAHAFVVKPLSLEGVAAAATWAAFYGALLGIFSSGVAGAFGIVGPDPFTLASSLFIWVALAGALVRGVALVRQRATAKSSS is encoded by the coding sequence ATGAGCACCACACCCAGCCAGCGGCCGCGCCCGTCGGATGCGCGCCGACAGCGCCGCAAGGGCGCGTCAATACGCAAGTTCACCGGCATCAAGCGCCAGGACGCGCGCAAAGCAGTGCCGACGACGACCAAGGAACGCGTGCGCCACTATTTCCCGTACGCGTTGGTCCCCAATCTCGCGCTGGTGCTAGGCGTTGTCGCGCTTTGTTTCGCCGTCATCCTCATCGGCGGCTGGCACTTGGCGTACTTCCCGGGTGCCGTCGGCGAGGCATGGTTTGCCCTCCACGGGGTGCCGCTGCGTATCGACGGCGTCACGCTTTCCGCGATGCCCCTGTTGCCCGCCGTCGCCGTAGCGGCGGTGGTGGCGACCCAGGTGCGCAAGGCCACCGCGGGGCGTGTGAGCGTGCTCGACCTGCTCGCTTTGCTGGGCCTTGTGCTCGGATTGCCGCTGGTGGTCAGCGCCATCGCGCTGTTCATGGTCTTCGACGCGTCCCACGTGTATGCGCTGTCCATGCCTCCGGCGGTGTCCGCGTTCGCTTACCCGTTGATCGTGCACCTTGTCGGATTTGTCCTCGGGGTGCGCCGGGTGGTGTGGCACGCCCTTGCTAAGCGCAGCGGGGTGCCTGCGCAGGCGGTGGACGCTGCGGCGGGGGCGGCCAACCTGATGCTGCGCCTGCTCGCTGCCGCCGGCGTCGTGTACCTCGTCGCGCTGGCGTTCGGCTACGGCCGGGTCGGCGAGCTCACCTCCCAGTTTCCGCAGCTTGGCGTCGGTGGTGCGGTGGCGCTGGCGGGACTGAGCCTGCTGTACCTGCCCAACGCCGCGGTGGCGCAGCTGGCTGTGCTGCTCGGCGGCAGCTTCAATTACGCCGGCGCCGGTGTGAACCTGTTCGCGACGTCGAACGCCGCCTACCCGCCGCTTCCTTTGTTCGCGGCTATCCCCGCCACCATGCCGCAGTGGGCTCCGGCGCTGCTGGTGGTGCCGGCAGCGGTGCTGGCGCATGCGTTCGTCGTCAAGCCACTGTCCCTCGAGGGCGTCGCGGCTGCCGCAACGTGGGCTGCGTTCTACGGGGCTTTGCTGGGCATCTTCTCGTCCGGCGTCGCCGGGGCCTTCGGCATTGTGGGGCCGGATCCCTTCACGCTTGCGTCCTCGCTGTTTATTTGGGTCGCGCTGGCAGGCGCGCTCGTGCGCGGGGTGGCGCTGGTGAGGCAACGCGCAACCGCAAAATCCAGTAGTTAG